Proteins encoded in a region of the Corvus hawaiiensis isolate bCorHaw1 chromosome 31, bCorHaw1.pri.cur, whole genome shotgun sequence genome:
- the LOC125318851 gene encoding tubulin beta chain has product MREIVHIQAGQCGNQIGAKFWEVISDEHGIDPTGTYHGDSDLQLDRISVYYNEATGGKYVPRAILVDLEPGTMDSVRSGPFGQIFRPDNFVFGQSGAGNNWAKGHYTEGAELVDSVLDVVRKEAESCDCLQGFQLTHSLGGGTGSGMGTLLISKIREEYPDRIMNTFSVVPSPKVSDTVVEPYNATLSVHQLVENTDETYCIDNEALYDICFRTLKLTTPTYGDLNHLVSATMSGVTTCLRFPGQLNADLRKLAVNMVPFPRLHFFMPGFAPLTSRGSQQYRALTVPELTQQVFDAKNMMAACDPRHGRYLTVAAVFRGRMSMKEVDEQMLNVQNKNSSYFVEWIPNNVKTAVCDIPPRGLKMAVTFIGNSTAIQELFKRISEQFTAMFRRKAFLHWYTGEGMDEMEFTEAESNMNDLVSEYQQYQDATAEEEEDFGEEAEEEA; this is encoded by the exons ATGAGGGAGATCGTCCACATCCAGGCGGGCCAATGCGGCAACCAGATCGGCGCCAAG TTCTGGGAGGTGATCAGCGACGAGCACGGCATCGACCCCACGGGCACCTACCACGGCGACAGCGACCTGCAGCTGGACCGCATCAGCGTCTACTACAACGAGGCCACGG gggGTAAATACGTGCCCAGGGCCATCCTGGTGGACCTGGAGCCCGGCACGATGGACTCGGTGCGCTCCGGCCCCTTCGGGCAGATCTTCCGGCCCGACAACTTTGTCTTCG gcCAAAGCGGCGCCGGCAACAACTGGGCCAAGGGTCACTACACGGAGGGCGCCGAGCTGGTGGACTCGGTGCTGGACGTGGTGCGCAAGGAGGCCGAGAGCTGCGACTGCCTGCAGGGCTTCCAGCTGACGCACTCGCTGGGCGGCGGCACCGGCTCGGGCATGGGCACGCTGCTGATCTCCAAGATCCGCGAGGAGTACCCCGACCGCATCATGAACACCTTCAGCGTGGTGCCGTCGCCCAAGGTGTCGGACACGGTGGTGGAGCCCTACAACGCCACGCTGTCGGTGCACCAGCTGGTGGAGAACACGGACGAGACGTACTGCATCGACAACGAGGCGCTCTACGACATCTGCTTCCGCACCCTCAAGCTGACCACGCCCACCTACGGCGACCTCAACCACCTGGTGTCGGCCACCATGAGCGGCGTCACCACCTGCCTGCGCTTCCCCGGGCAGCTCAACGCCGACCTGCGCAAGCTGGCCGTCAACATGGTGCCCTTCCCTCGGCTGCACTTCTTCATGCCCGGCTTCGCGCCGCTGACGTCGCGCGGCAGCCAGCAGTACCGCGCCCTCACCGTGCCCGAGCTCACCCAGCAGGTGTTCGACGCCAAGAACATGATGGCCGCCTGCGACCCGCGGCACGGCCGCTACCTCACCGTGGCCGCCGTCTTCCGCGGCCGCATGTCCATGAAGGAGGTGGACGAGCAGATGCTCAACGTGCAGAACAAGAACAGCTCCTACTTCGTGGAGTGGATCCCCAACAACGTGAAGACGGCCGTGTGCGACATCCCGCCGCGCGGCCTCAAGATGGCCGTCACCTTCATCGGCAACAGCACGGCCATCCAGGAGCTCTTCAAGCGCATCTCGGAGCAGTTCACGGCCATGTTCCGCCGCAAGGCCTTCCTGCACTGGTACACGGGCGAGGGCATGGACGAGATGGAGTTCACCGAGGCCGAGAGCAACATGAACGACCTCGTCTCCGAGTACCAGCAGTACCAGGATGCCAcggccgaggaggaggaggatttcGGCGAGGAGGCCGAGGAGGAGGCCTGA
- the FLOT1 gene encoding flotillin-1 — translation MFFTCGPNEAMVVSGFCRSPPVMVAGGRVLVIPCLQQIQRISLNTLTLPVRSEKVYTRHGVPISVTGIAQVKIQGQNKEMLAAACQMFLGKSESEIGQIALETLEGHQRAIMAHMTVEEIYKDRQKFSDQVFRVASSDLVNMGISVVSYTLKDVHDEQDYLRSLGKGRTAQVQRDARVGEAEAKRDAGIREARARQEQVSAQLLSEEATARAQRDFQVAQAECDGAVSARRATAELAFQLQAARSQQAIAAQRGEVALVERAQRAQLQEQEVGRRRQELEATVRKPAEAERYRLEQLAEAQKMQVLLQAEAEAEALRVTGSARAAALGSRARAEAAAAAAKAEAFGQFRDAAVVDLVLQRLPQVAEAVARPLAAMQRLTLVGGAGAVGVAKVPAEILDLVTCLPRAVGALARGCQMTPTDPETSPNVPKTSPNVPKTSPNVPKMSPSASTSQ, via the exons ATGTTCTTCACCTGCGGTCCCAACGAGGCCATGGTGGTGTCGG GTTTCTGCCGCAGCCCCCCCGTGATGGTGGCGGGGGGCCGGGTGCTGGTGATCCCGTGCCTGCAGCAGATCCAGCG GATCTCCCTGAACACGCTGACGCTGCCCGTGCGCAGTGAGAAGGTTTATACCCGGCATGGGGTCCCCATCTCTGTCACCGGCATCGCTCAG GTGAAGATCCAGGGGCAGAACAAGGAGATGCTGGCGGCCGCCTGCCAGATGTTCCTGGGCAAGTCGGAGAGCGAGATCGGCCAGATCGCCCTGGAGACGCTGGAGGGCCACCAGCGCGCCATCATGGCCCACATGACCGTGGAG GAGATCTACAAGGACCGGCAGAAGTTCTCGGATCAGGTTTTCCGCGTGGCCTCGTCCGACCTGGTGAACATGGGCATCTCCGTGGTCAGCTACACCCTCAAGGACGTGCACGACGAGCAG GATTACCTGCGCTCCCTCGGGAAGGGCCGCACGGCGCAGGTGCAGCGCGACGCCCGCGTGGGAGAGGCCGAGGCCAAACGCGACGCCGGGATCCGC GAGGCGCGGGCGCGGCAGGAGCAGGTGTCGGCGCAGCTGCTGAGCGAGGAGGCCACGGCGCGGGCCCAGCGCGACTTCCAGGTGGCCCAGGCCGAGTGCGACGGAGCCGTCAGCGCCCGCAGGGCCACGGCTGAGCTGGCCTTCCAGCTGCAG GCGGCGCGCTCCCAGCAGGCGATCGCGGCGCAGCGCGGCGAGGTGGCGCTGGTGGAGCGGGCGCAGCGGgcgcagctgcaggagcaggaggtcGGGCGGCGCCGGCAGGAGCTCGAGGCCACCGTGCGCAAACCGGCCGAGGCCGAGCGCTACCggctggagcagctggctgAGGCACAGAA gatgcaggtgctgctgcaggcgGAGGCCGAGGCCGAGGCCCTCAGG GTGACGGGCTCTGCCCGAGCTGCCGCCCTGGGCTCGCGGGCgcgggcggaggcggcggcggcggcggccaaGGCCGAGGCCTTCGGGCAGTTCCGGGACGCGGCCGTGGTGGATCTGGTGCTGCAGAGGCTGCCCCAG GTGGCCGAGGCCGTAgcgcgccccctggcggcgATGCAGCGGCTGACGCTGGtgggcggggccggcgctgtGGGCGTGGCCAAAGTTCCCGCCGAAATCCTGGACCTGGTCACGTGCCTGCCCCGCGCCGTGGGGGCGCTGGCGCGCGGCTGCCAG ATGACCCCGACGGACCCCGAAACGTCCCCGAACGTCCCCAAAACGTCCCCGAATGTCCCCAAAACGTCCCCGAacgtccccaaaatgtccccgaGTGCCAGCACCTCGCAGTGA